ATTCTTCTCCAGAGTTTTCTATGACTCCACCGATATCACATGTATTAATGAAACCATTAAAAAGCTCCTTGAGGAATATCGAGAGCTTGAGGAGAGAAGAGAGAAGAAGCTGGAATAGCTGGTGGGCCAGGCAATGGATGATCTGAAGAATAGCTTGGAGAAGTTCTGCATAGACGAATACGTTGATAGCAAAATATATGAAGCTCTTGCCAAGCAGGAGAAGGATTCAAGGAAAAGAGAAGTTCTCCAGAGGATGAGCTTGGAGGAAAGACAGCATTATGAATTCTGGAAAAGCTTGATAGGATCAGAATGCAGGACAACAGGAATCAAAAGAAAAATATTAACTATGCTGATGTTGAGAAAGTTATTTGGACTAACATTCACTTCGCTTTTTCTGGAAAGACATGAAGCCGAAGTTGTGGAGGCATATGAGAGCATAGCACAGAAGCTTCCACAGCAGTTCTCCAAGATGCTTGAAAAAATTATAGAGGAAGAGGAAAAGCACGAGAGGGAAACGATATCAGAAATAGATGAGAGGATCGTGAAATATATGAGCTTCGTTATACTAGGCCTTGCAGATGCTATTGTTGAGATCAATGGAGTGCATGCCGGTTTTCTAGGTGTTACTGAGTCCACAATAGTTACTGGCATAGCTGGCCTTGTAGTTGGATTATCTGCAGCAATATCTATGGCTTCAGCAGCCTATCTCCAAGCAAAACATGAAGCAGGAAAATCTCCCAAGACCTCCGCATTGATGACAGGAGTGGCTTATATACTTGCTGTCGTTGCTCTTGCTCTTCCCTATTTTATCATAAGGCACATGCTCTCTGCTTTTGCCATCTCTGTTAGTCTAGGAATAGCTATGATAGCGGGCTTCACATTCTACGCTTCTGTCCTGCAGGACAAGAAATTTACAAGGGAATTCCTCGAATCCGTTGTTCTAATGATGGGGACGGCTCTAGCTTCTTATCTGTTTGGAGATTTGCTTGGAACTGTATTTGGAATAAGGGGCCTCTTAGGACCTTGATCGTTTTTTCATATGGAAATCATCCCTTTGCTTTGCTAATTCTTTCCAATATTGAGTCAACAGCACCTTTCATTGTTCTCGGAAGCTCTGAGAAACCTGTTTCCAAAAATCCCCTTATTAGCAGTGAAATCGCCTCGTCCTCGCTGAAACCCTTTGTCTCCAAATACTCAAGCTCCTCTCTCTTTATTTTCCCTATGCTAGCCTCATGAGTTAGTTCAGCATCACTGGATCTCGAGTTAAGCTCTGGAATAGATATTACTTCCGAGCCCTCATCAAGAGTTATTCCTCTACATTCAATGTGCCCTTTTACCATTTTTCCTGATGCAAATATCCTAGCCTTTGACCTTATTTTGCTCCTGTTCCTCGCCAAAAGCCTGGATATCATTTGGGATGAAGATCCAGATCCGTTCAGAAAAACTTCCGTACTATAAGAAAGTGAGCTTTCCCCACTACCTGCAACAATCTGATCTATTCTCGATGCTGAGTTATTTCCATCTTGATGAATTGCTGTATTGAAGGAAATTGATTTGGCTTCAGAATAGTTTATGTACAAATCCTGATAGACACCATTATCTTCGATCTCTGCAGCAGTAAATGCCGAAACGTTTATGCCTGGAAGCCAGTTGTGAAGCATTATTTTGGTGAACTTAGCGTTCCGCATAACATGTATCTCCTCTAAGCTCGAATGAACAGCTTCATTGACTAAGGTAAAACAACCAGAGACTCCAACAGCACTTGCTCCATCATCTACAACCGTCAAGTTATATACTTTCTGAATCACCCCTCCTCTTCCAAGAACAAAGCAATTAAATATTGGCTCTTCAACAACAGTTCCCTTAGGCACATATAGAAATATCCCACTGTCAACACGCCTTAAGTCTCCCTGAATTCTCTTGAAGGCAAATTTTTCAAAGATATCCGGATGCTCCTTTTCTGCCTCATGTATTTCCATATAAATGACTCCCAGCTGCTCCAATCTCTTAGCAATTTTCTTGTAAGCGAAGGATTCGTTTAAAACAACCCCCCCTCCCTTTTCTAGGTCAAGTCCAAGCTCCTTTGCTCTGGAAATAGCATCTCTAAGCTTATTTTCTTCCCTGTTCATTTCCTAACCCTCCCCCTCCACACTGAAGTTGCTGTAGCCTTCAGAAATCACGGTTCTGAGCATTTTCTTAGCATCACCGCCGGGAGAAATCTTCCCTCCTATCATGATATATCCTCTCCCCAATTTCCTGAGAAATCTGCTCAACAATCCAGCATGTGTGACCAAGAGGACTGCTACCCCCCTTATAGCAAGATCATCTATTAACCTCGCAATTCTCTTAACAGAATCAATGTCAACTCCACTGTCGGGCTCATCTAGGAGTGCTACTTTCGGCTTTGAAAGGAGAATCGTAGCCATTTCAACTCTCTTCATCTCCCCTCCACTGAATCCAGAGAAAGCAGGTCGCTCCAAAAGATGTGGAATCATTGTTTCGGACACTATGCTTTGTATTTCACTCTGCGTTCCATAAATATTTGAAATTTTTTCGAATAGCCAGCTAGTTTTCAGTGAGATAGGAGGAGGAGACTGGTTGGCTATTGCTATACCATTGCGAGCTCTCTCCCAGGGCGGGAGATCTGTTATGTCCTTTGAGTAAAGGAGAATTCTCCCCTCTTTAATTCTATAATTGGGCAATCCCATAATTGTCTTTAGGAGAGAGGTCTTTCCACTCCCATTCGGTCCCATGAGGACAACTATCTCGCCTGGATTCACATCTAGGCTAGCATTTCTTATTACTAGTTTCCCATTCACCTCAACGCTGAGATTTTCAACTGCGAGGGCCCTTTGCTGCAAAACCTTCACCCGGCCATCGAATAAGACTATTTCCACCTGAAGAGAATATAAGCTTCTTTCATCGTCATTCCAAAAATTTTCTGAAAAACAGCAAGTTTGCCAAATGGCTGCAGCTGTTTAAGTAAGCAAACTATAGTTTTAAATATAAACATTTAAAAATGATATTTTATGGCAATAAAGGTGGGTATCCCTTGGCTTCTATTGACTTGGAAAGGCTAATGAACAAATGGCTTCAGGCATCAGAATTCTATGTGGTTGGGAAAAGGGTGGAAAGAACAGATAGTCTAGAGAAGGCTATGGGTATAACAAAATTTACCGAGGATTTCTATATGAAAGACATGCTATTTGTGAAGCAGATCCTCAGCAAGCATCCTCATGCCAGGATAGTTTCCATAGATGATTCTGAAGCTAGAAGAGTAAATGGATTTTTGCGAATCGTCAGGGCCTCAGATATACCTGGAGAAAATCAGGTAGGTTATTCGCTCCCTGATCAACCACTTCTTGCTCACAAAAAGGTCAGATATGTTGGTGAACCAGTAGCCTTGGTGATAGCTAGAGATTTCGAATCTGCTATAGAGGCTTCCAGGCTTGTAAGCGTAAGCTATGAACCCATTCCCTATATCATTAATGCAGAGGAGGCAATCAGAGAGAAAAACATCCTAGTTCACGAGGAGAACGGCTCCAACATAGCATTCAGGACAAAGGTGAGGAAGGGAGACGTTGAAAAGGGATTTTCCGAATCTCATGTGGTTGTTGAAAACACATATAGAACAGCTCATCAAGAGCATGCCTATTTGGAAACTGAGGCCGCTATAGCAATTCCAGGCCTCGAAGGAAAGCTCACAATAATTTCTCCTTCTCAGTATCCTCATCTTACACAAAAAATTGTTTCCAAGGTACTTGGTCTGCCGGCGAGTTCTATAAGAGTTATCGTTCCATATTTAGGAGGGGGATTTGGTGGAAAAGACGATCAGGGCCCGCTCACATCCGCGAAGGCAGCTCTTGTTTCATATCTTACAGGAAAGCCATCCTTTATAATATATTCAAGAGAAGAGAGCATTGCAGTTCATCCAAAAAGAGAAGCCACAACAATAAGGTACAAGAGCGGAGCAGATGCTGAAGGAAAGTTGAAGGCAATAGAAGTGGAAATAATTCATGATACAGGGGCATATGCAAACAGAGGACCATTCATACTTTGGAGAGCCACCATGCATGCCTCAGGGCCATATGAGGTGCCCAATGCGAAGGTAGACGGTTATTGCGTCTATACTAACAAAATCTATCAGGGATCATTCAGAGGCTTTGGAAACCCCTCGGTCCAGTTCGCAGCGGAAAGCCAAATGGACATTCTTGCTGAGAAGCTGGGAATTGATCCCCTTGACATTAGACTTAAGAATATTCTGACTCCTGGAGCAAGAACGATCACTGGGCAGGAGCTGGATTCTTCTGTAGGAATTAAGGATGCCCTAGAGGCTGTTGCAAAAAGAGCAGAATGGAGAGAAAAACGAATTGCATATTCAAGAGAGAGAGGCACACTCAGGAGGGGAATTGGAATAGGAGTGGCTTGGCATGGAATAAGTACATCTAGAGGTGTTCCCGACTGGTCTGCAGGAACTGTTAAAATAGAACCAGACGGTTCCGTTTCGGTTCTCGTAGGAATTGTTGAAATAGGACAGGGATCTCCTTCGTCTTCACACAGACAGATAGTCGCTGAGGTGCTGGGAGCACCTCTCAACATGGTTCACGTCTACTTTGGAACTTCAGATGCTCCCGACGGAGGTGCAACCCATGCCTCTAGAGGTACAGGCATAGGTGCTATCGGCATCTATGTTGCATCTATAGAACTTAGAGAGAGACTAAATGCTCTTGCAGCAAAGCTGTTGGAAACTGAACCAGAGGATATTTCAATTAGCGACGGGATAGTATCATCGAAATCTGATCCCTCTAAGAGGATTAGTTGGACCGAGCTTATTAAGAAAGCATATTCTAGCGGTATCAACATGACAGCTTCAGGGTATTTCTTTTTACCGAAAGGAAAGTTTTACGACGATATTGGTCAGGGATTTGCCTATATTTCCTATAGCTACATGGCATTAATAACTGAGGTCCAGGTAGATACGGAGACCGGAGAAGTGAAAGTTCTCAAAGTTTATCCAGCAATTTCTGCTGGGAAGGTGATAAATCCAGTGCAGGTAGAGGGTCAGATCGAGGGAGGGTTTGTCCAGGGCATGGGAATGGCCCTCATGGAATCTCTCTCTTTCAATGAAAGAGGAGAGATAGTGAACAAAGACCTAACTGATTATGTGATTCCATCGTCACTCGATGCTCCAGAAATAGAAGAGCCAATTTTCATAGAGGACAGATTCAAGTATGGTCCTCTAGGAGCAAAAGGAGTCGGTGAGATGGCTCTAATACCTGCTCCCGCCTCTATAGCAAATGCCGTATCGCATGCTATTGGAAAAAGAGTAGTGGAACTACCTATTACAGCAGAAAAAGTTCTAAAATTAATAGAGGGGAGGTGAGTAATTTGTTCTATTCACTGCCAAGCTTCGAATATACTAGAGCAGATAGCTTAAGCGTGGCATTAGATTTACTGAAGGAAGGGAATTGGAAGCTGCTGGCAGGAGGAACAGATCTGCTAATCGATATAAAGACTGGGAGGCAAGCTCCAAAAAAACTATTGGATATATCCAGGATCAATGAGATAAGATATGTTAGGCCAAACGAAAATATAATTAGAATAGGGGGAGGCTCAAGGCTTCAGGAATTGCTCGAAAATATTGTAATCAGAGAGAGGTTGCCATTGCTGGCATCAGCTATACGAGAGATGGCGTCTTGGCAAATAAGAAACGTTGCGACGATTGCTGGGAATCTCTGCAATGCATCTCCAGCAGCAGACTCAGCCCCTCCCCTTCTTGTCCACGAAGCAAAAGTCCGGTTGGCCTCAACAGCAGGTTCCAGAATTGTCCCTCTTAAGGACTTCTTCATAGGTCCTAGGAAAACGGTAATGAGAGATGACGA
The Fervidicoccaceae archaeon genome window above contains:
- a CDS encoding ferritin family protein, encoding MDDLKNSLEKFCIDEYVDSKIYEALAKQEKDSRKREVLQRMSLEERQHYEFWKSLIGSECRTTGIKRKILTMLMLRKLFGLTFTSLFLERHEAEVVEAYESIAQKLPQQFSKMLEKIIEEEEKHERETISEIDERIVKYMSFVILGLADAIVEINGVHAGFLGVTESTIVTGIAGLVVGLSAAISMASAAYLQAKHEAGKSPKTSALMTGVAYILAVVALALPYFIIRHMLSAFAISVSLGIAMIAGFTFYASVLQDKKFTREFLESVVLMMGTALASYLFGDLLGTVFGIRGLLGP
- a CDS encoding SufD family Fe-S cluster assembly protein; translated protein: MNREENKLRDAISRAKELGLDLEKGGGVVLNESFAYKKIAKRLEQLGVIYMEIHEAEKEHPDIFEKFAFKRIQGDLRRVDSGIFLYVPKGTVVEEPIFNCFVLGRGGVIQKVYNLTVVDDGASAVGVSGCFTLVNEAVHSSLEEIHVMRNAKFTKIMLHNWLPGINVSAFTAAEIEDNGVYQDLYINYSEAKSISFNTAIHQDGNNSASRIDQIVAGSGESSLSYSTEVFLNGSGSSSQMISRLLARNRSKIRSKARIFASGKMVKGHIECRGITLDEGSEVISIPELNSRSSDAELTHEASIGKIKREELEYLETKGFSEDEAISLLIRGFLETGFSELPRTMKGAVDSILERISKAKG
- a CDS encoding xanthine dehydrogenase family protein molybdopterin-binding subunit produces the protein MASIDLERLMNKWLQASEFYVVGKRVERTDSLEKAMGITKFTEDFYMKDMLFVKQILSKHPHARIVSIDDSEARRVNGFLRIVRASDIPGENQVGYSLPDQPLLAHKKVRYVGEPVALVIARDFESAIEASRLVSVSYEPIPYIINAEEAIREKNILVHEENGSNIAFRTKVRKGDVEKGFSESHVVVENTYRTAHQEHAYLETEAAIAIPGLEGKLTIISPSQYPHLTQKIVSKVLGLPASSIRVIVPYLGGGFGGKDDQGPLTSAKAALVSYLTGKPSFIIYSREESIAVHPKREATTIRYKSGADAEGKLKAIEVEIIHDTGAYANRGPFILWRATMHASGPYEVPNAKVDGYCVYTNKIYQGSFRGFGNPSVQFAAESQMDILAEKLGIDPLDIRLKNILTPGARTITGQELDSSVGIKDALEAVAKRAEWREKRIAYSRERGTLRRGIGIGVAWHGISTSRGVPDWSAGTVKIEPDGSVSVLVGIVEIGQGSPSSSHRQIVAEVLGAPLNMVHVYFGTSDAPDGGATHASRGTGIGAIGIYVASIELRERLNALAAKLLETEPEDISISDGIVSSKSDPSKRISWTELIKKAYSSGINMTASGYFFLPKGKFYDDIGQGFAYISYSYMALITEVQVDTETGEVKVLKVYPAISAGKVINPVQVEGQIEGGFVQGMGMALMESLSFNERGEIVNKDLTDYVIPSSLDAPEIEEPIFIEDRFKYGPLGAKGVGEMALIPAPASIANAVSHAIGKRVVELPITAEKVLKLIEGR
- a CDS encoding xanthine dehydrogenase family protein subunit M: MFYSLPSFEYTRADSLSVALDLLKEGNWKLLAGGTDLLIDIKTGRQAPKKLLDISRINEIRYVRPNENIIRIGGGSRLQELLENIVIRERLPLLASAIREMASWQIRNVATIAGNLCNASPAADSAPPLLVHEAKVRLASTAGSRIVPLKDFFIGPRKTVMRDDEMLTEIEVPSLEGYSYWYYKLGRRNAFTLSVVSVAVALKIEDGKFSDVRIALGSVAPKPVRALSVEEELVERNADVSLAYRAAELVERDISPISDVRASADYRMKVSKVLIKRALIESIKRSRGELL
- a CDS encoding ATP-binding cassette domain-containing protein; this translates as MQQRALAVENLSVEVNGKLVIRNASLDVNPGEIVVLMGPNGSGKTSLLKTIMGLPNYRIKEGRILLYSKDITDLPPWERARNGIAIANQSPPPISLKTSWLFEKISNIYGTQSEIQSIVSETMIPHLLERPAFSGFSGGEMKRVEMATILLSKPKVALLDEPDSGVDIDSVKRIARLIDDLAIRGVAVLLVTHAGLLSRFLRKLGRGYIMIGGKISPGGDAKKMLRTVISEGYSNFSVEGEG